Proteins from one Ipomoea triloba cultivar NCNSP0323 chromosome 1, ASM357664v1 genomic window:
- the LOC115996006 gene encoding MACPF domain-containing protein NSL1, whose amino-acid sequence MSFNPSNRMDPHAAAERAVSVIGFGYDLTADIRLSACKPGPSGSGLIEIQRSSTRDLVLPAGVVVPNVSTSIKCDKGERTRFRSDALSFSQMSEQFNQELSLSGKIPSGLYNAMFGHKGCWQKDAASTKLLAFDGWFISLYNVELVRSQVALSEQLKREVPSSWDPPALAEFIEKYGTHVIVGVKMGGKDVIHIKQLHNSNLEPTEVQKLLKQLADERFSNDVNGSLISNTNTSTGKLKAEKSMLWDASLPVARSMIPTITSHSKNDDIISIHIRRGGVDYGQSHSQWLSTVSENPNVISMSFVPIASLLSGVRGSGFLSHAMNLYLRYKPPLEELQQFLEFQLPRQWAPAYGDLPLGHRRRKQSSPSLQFTFMGPKLFVNTEKVESGNRPVTGIRLYLEGKRSDHLAIHLQHLSTLPQSLQLTDDLTYEPVDEHFERGYFEPVKWSIFSHVCTAPIECHGTRIDDFASIATKAWFEVKAIGMKKVLFLRLGFSMVASATIRRSEWDEPMSSTRKSGLISLLITTPFSTKLTQPDKQPAKVDLNSAVYPAGPPTPARPPKMSHFVDTKEMVRGPEESPGYWVVTGARLFVEDSRIRIKVKYSLLTIMSEDSFLI is encoded by the exons ATGTCGTTTAACCCGAGTAACAGGATGGACCCACACGCGGCGGCGGAGAGAGCGGTTTCCGTGATCGGATTCGGCTACGACTTGACCGCCGATATCCGGTTGTCAGCTTGCAAGCCCGGCCCGTCCGGGTCGGGGCTCATCGAAATTCAACGGAGCTCCACTAGGGACTTGGTCCTCCCCGCCGGCGTTGTAGTCCCTAACGTCTCCACCTCCATCAAGTGCGATAAGGGCGAACGCACTCGGTTTCGCTCCGATGCTCTTTCTTTTAGTCAG ATGTCAGAGCAGTTCAACCAGGAACTATCTTTATCTGGTAAAATACCTTCTGGTCTATATAATGCAATGTTTGGTCACAAGGGGTGCTGGCAAAAGGATGCTGCAAGCACAAAACTTCTTGCTTTTGATGGTTGGTTCATTTCCTTGTATAATGTTGAGTTGGTGCGGAGCCAAGTTGCTCTATCTGAGCAATTGAAAAGAGAAGTTCCTTCTTCTTGGGATCCTCCTGCCCTTGCTGA atttattgaaaaatatggaaCCCATGTTATTGTTGGGGTAAAGATGGGAGGAAAGGATGTAATTCACATAAAGCAGCTTCACAATTCAAATCTTGAGCCGACTGAAGTGCAGAAATTGTTAAAACAATTAGCCGATGAAAGGTTTTCAAATGATGTAAATGGGAGCTTGATATCAAATACCAATACATCTACAGGAAAACTCAAG GCTGAAAAATCTATGCTATGGGATGCTAGTTTACCAGTTGCACGTTCCATGATACCAACTATCACATCACACTCAAAGAATGAT GATATAATAAGCATTCATATTCGTCGGGGAGGCGTTGATTATGGCCAAAGTCATAGCCAGTGGCTTTCTACAGTATCAGAGAATCCTAATGTTATATCCATGTCCTTTGTGCCTATTGCTTCACTTTTAAGTGGTGTTCGGGGTAGTGGATTCTTAAGCCATGCAATGAACTTGTACCTCCGAT ACAAACCACCACTAGAAGAACTCCAACAATTTCTGGAATTTCAGTTACCTCGACAATGGGCTCCAGCATATGGTGATCTTCCTCTTGGTCATCGTCGCAGAAAACAGAGCTCTCCATCATTGCAATTCACTTTTATGGGCCCAAAACTATTTGTAAATACCGAGAAG GTTGAGTCTGGAAACCGACCAGTAACTGGAATTCGCTTATACCTGGAAGGTAAAAGGAGCGATCACCTAGCTATCCACCTACAGCATTTGTCAACCCTTCCACAAAGTCTGCAATTAACAGATGATCTCACCTATGAGCCCGTTGATGAGCATTTTGAACGAGGCTATTTTGAACCCGTGAAATGGAGCATATTTTCACATGTTTGCACAGCTCCGATTGAGTGCCATGGAACCCGGATAGATGATTTTGCTTCAATAGCGACCAAGGCCTGGTTTGAGGTGAAGGCTATTGGCATGAAGAAGGTCCTATTCCTGAGGCTTGGATTCTCGATGGTGGCATCTGCTACTATCCGCAGGTCAGAGTGGGACGAACCAATGAGTTCAACTCGCAAATCAGGGCTGATTTCTTTGCTGATCACCACGCCATTCAGCACAAAGCTAACACAACCCGATAAACAACCGGCAAAAGTGGATTTGAACTCGGCTGTTTACCCCGCGGGCCCACCTACGCCAGCAAGACCTCCAAAGATGTCACACTTTGTGGATACGAAAGAAATGGTGAGAGGCCCCGAGGAGTCACCAGGGTACTGGGTGGTGACTGGTGCAAGGCTCTTCGTCGAGGACAGCAGGATAAGAATCAAAGTGAAGTACTCACTGCTGACCATAATGTCAGAGGACTCATTCTTGATATGA
- the LOC116017455 gene encoding protein NUCLEAR FUSION DEFECTIVE 6, chloroplastic/mitochondrial-like isoform X2, which translates to MASIAARSVFRSATASARTAATRLATGAKPKTSASPFRIPTQKPLTARIFRSPLELSCVRLETMLPYHTATACALLNSMLSVAPRSRGWSLEDL; encoded by the exons ATGGCCAGCATCGCCGCCAGGTCCGTCTTTCGCTCCGCCACAGCCTCCGCCCGGACCGCCGCAACCAGACTGGCAACCGGAGCGAAGCCTAAGACCTCCGCCTCTCCTTTTCGCATCCCCACTCAGAAGCCCCTCACTGCTCGCATCTTCAG GTCTCCGTTGGAGTTGAGCTGTGTTAGATTAGAGACTATGCTGCCGTATCACACAGCGACGGCCTGTGCTTTGCTCAATTCCATGCTCTCAGTCGCTCCTCGGAGCCGTGGTTGGAGTCTTGAAG ATTTGTGA
- the LOC116017438 gene encoding uncharacterized protein LOC116017438 isoform X2 produces the protein MVATQVVPNGWPFGLEKMNIWLRLNDAPNSHVDTLSLDPSPFCVVHSPSLSSFSSSNLDTECISKTTDWNEIRKQWEVVLFERNA, from the exons ATGGTAGCTACACAG GTGGTACCAAATGGATGGCCATTTGGGCTTGAAAAGATGAACATATGGCTTAGACTGAATGATGCTCCAAATTCTCATGTTGACACACTATCACTAGACCCTTCCCCATTTTGTGTTGTTCACTCCCCAAGTTTATCCTCATTCTCCTCTTCCAATCTTGATACTGAG TGTATCTCTAAGACGACTGATTGGAATGAGATCCGGAAACAATGGGAAGTTGTACTTTTCGAACGCAATGCATAG
- the LOC116017438 gene encoding uncharacterized protein LOC116017438 isoform X1 codes for MVATQVVPNGWPFGLEKMNIWLRLNDAPNSHVDTLSLDPSPFCVVHSPSLSSFSSSNLDTESTVSFFMDQSVSLRRLIGMRSGNNGKLYFSNAMHSEIHGKNVLNRRLQLEVSNGQDGRKIRRWLYVPLHNVLEKMRCIKGNNSKYRIFNC; via the exons ATGGTAGCTACACAG GTGGTACCAAATGGATGGCCATTTGGGCTTGAAAAGATGAACATATGGCTTAGACTGAATGATGCTCCAAATTCTCATGTTGACACACTATCACTAGACCCTTCCCCATTTTGTGTTGTTCACTCCCCAAGTTTATCCTCATTCTCCTCTTCCAATCTTGATACTGAG TCAACTGTGTCGTTTTTTATGGATCAAAGTGTATCTCTAAGACGACTGATTGGAATGAGATCCGGAAACAATGGGAAGTTGTACTTTTCGAACGCAATGCATAGTGAGATTCAtggaaagaatgttttgaataGAAGATTGCAGTTAGAGGTGTCAAATGGACAAGATGGAAGGAAAATTAGACGATGGCTTTATGTGCCGTTACACAATGTTTTAGAGAAAATGAGATGTATTAAAGGCAACAATTCAAAGTATAgaatatttaattgttaa
- the LOC116017455 gene encoding protein NUCLEAR FUSION DEFECTIVE 6, chloroplastic/mitochondrial-like isoform X3, with protein MASIAARSVFRSATASARTAATRLATGAKPKTSASPFRIPTQKPLTARIFRSPLELSCVRLETMLPYHTATACALLNSMLSVAPRSRGWSLEDG; from the exons ATGGCCAGCATCGCCGCCAGGTCCGTCTTTCGCTCCGCCACAGCCTCCGCCCGGACCGCCGCAACCAGACTGGCAACCGGAGCGAAGCCTAAGACCTCCGCCTCTCCTTTTCGCATCCCCACTCAGAAGCCCCTCACTGCTCGCATCTTCAG GTCTCCGTTGGAGTTGAGCTGTGTTAGATTAGAGACTATGCTGCCGTATCACACAGCGACGGCCTGTGCTTTGCTCAATTCCATGCTCTCAGTCGCTCCTCGGAGCCGTGGTTGGAGTCTTGAAG ATGGATGA
- the LOC115996000 gene encoding pentatricopeptide repeat-containing protein At5g04780, mitochondrial-like: protein MTNFWRHYYDQKPLIQRLYLQFKLSFPSPRFALISTLSSVQDFHNPVIPRFTGTIDSTYTKLLSHLSQIKSLVPGLQIHACVTKLGLSQDSKHRNHLINLYSKCGVFGHAHKLLEESPEPDLVSWSSLMSGYAQNGLGEEAALAFQKMHSLGLKCNEFAFPSVLKACSLKKDLLLGKQIHGVVMVTGFGSDVFVANTLVVLYAKCGELLDSRRLFEEIPERNVVSWNALFSCYTQSDYFGEAVCLFQEMIESGIRPDEYSLSTILNACTGLADIGLGKKIHGYLLKLGYDSDPFSSNALVDMYAKLGDLKKDAIAVFQGIAEPDIVSWNALIAGCVLRECHDQALDMLCQMRRSGMRPNMFTLSSALKACAALQLQRTGKTLHSLLIKKDIVLDPFVSVGLIDMYCKCDLMNNARLIYDLMPEKDLIALNAMISGYSQNEADTECLTLFTEMHEKGIVFDQTTLLVVLNSTAGLQAADVCKQVHALCVKSGFLSDAFVINSLIDSYGKCSLLVDAAKIFEECPIVDLPSFTSLITAYAQYGQGEEALKLYLRLQDMGIIPDSFVCSSLLNACANLSAYEQGKQMHVHVMKHGFMSDTFAGNSLVNMYAKCGSIEDAGRAFSEVPNKSIVSWSAMIAGLAQHGHATKALNLFSEMLSDGISPNHITLVSVLCACNHAGLVAEAKNYFQTMNETFGVEPTQEHYACMIDVLGRAGELDEAIGLINKMPFEANASVWGALLGAARIHKNVQLGEEAAHKLFSLEPEKSGTHVLLANIYASVGLWGNVAEVRRLMKDSKVKKEPGMSWIEAKDMVYSFIVGDRSHPRSQEIYAKLEELGDLMAKAGYVPMVEVDLHDVERRQKEILLSYHSEKLAVAFGLIATPPGAPIRVKKNLRICLDCHTAFKFICKIVSREIIIRDINRFHHFKDGSCSCGDYW, encoded by the coding sequence ATGACGAATTTTTGGCGCCACTATTATGATCAAAAACCTCTTATCCAACGGCTTTACCTGCAATTCAAACTCTCTTTTCCATCGCCAAGATTTGCCTTAATCTCTACGCTCTCCTCAGTTCAAGATTTTCACAATCCTGTTATTCCAAGATTCACCGGAACTATTGACTCCACTTACACAAAGCTCCTTTCTCACCTTTCCCAGATCAAGTCTCTAGTCCCAGGTCTACAAATCCATGCGTGTGTAACGAAGCTTGGGTTGTCCCAAGACAGTAAACATAGAAACCATTTGATAAATCTTTACTCAAAATGTGGGGTTTTTGGGCATGCCCACAAGCTGCTCGAGGAAAGTCCCGAACCAGACTTGGTTTCTTGGTCTTCTTTGATGTCTGGGTATGCCCAGAATGGGCTTGGGGAAGAGGCTGCCTTAGCTTTCCAAAAGATGCATTCTTTGGGACTTAAGTGTAATGAGTTTGCATTCCCTAGTGTGCTTAAGGCGTGCTCGCTTAAAAAGGATCTTTTGCTTGGGAAGCAGATTCATGGGGTTGTGATGGTGACTGGGTTTGGATCTGATGTGTTTGTGGCCAACACATTGGTTGTTTTGTATGCGAAATGCGGGGAGCTACTGGATTCTAGGAGACTATTTGAGGAGATCCCGGAAAGGAATGTTGTGTCGTGGAATGCTTTGTTTTCTTGTTACACACAGAGTGACTATTTCGGGGAAGCTGTGTGCTTGTTTCAAGAAATGATTGAGAGTGGAATAAGGCCAGATGAGTATAGTTTATCCACAATATTGAATGCTTGTACAGGATTAGCAGATATTGGTCTAGGGAAGAAAATCCACGGTTATCTGTTAAAGCTCGGTTATGATTCAGACCCTTTCTCCTCTAATGCACTCGTAGACATGTATGCGAAATTGGGGGACTTGAAAAAGGATGCCATTGCTGTTTTTCAGGGAATTGCAGAACCCGACATTGTTTCCTGGAATGCTCTAATTGCTGGGTGTGTTCTCCGCGAGTGTCATGACCAAGCTTTGGATATGCTGTGCCAGATGAGAAGGTCGGGAATGCGGCCAAATATGTTCACTTTATCAAGCGCTCTGAAAGCTTGTGCTGCATTGCAGCTGCAGCGAACGGGTAAAACATTGCATTCTCTTTTAATCAAGAAAGACATAGTATTAGATCCATTTGTGAGTGTTGGCCTTATTGATATGTATTGCAAATGCGATCTGATGAACAATGCAAGACTAATCTATGATTTGATGCCCGAGAAGGACTTGATTGCGTTGAATGCTATGATCTCCGGGTATTCACAGAACGAGGCAGACACAGAATGTCTAACCCTTTTCACTGAGATGCATGAGAAAGGAATCGTATTTGATCAGACAACTTTACTAGTAGTCCTCAACTCCACTGCCGGCTTGCAGGCTGCTGATGTCTGTAAACAAGTCCATGCACTTTGTGTTAAGTCGGGGTTTCTGTCTGATGCGTTTGTGATAAATAGTCTCATTGATTCATACGGAAAATGTAGCCTGCTGGTGGATGCAGCTAAAATTTTCGAGGAATGCCCGATTGTAGATTTGCCATCGTTTACCTCTTTGATTACAGCTTATGCTCAATATGGACAAGGCGAAGAAGCTTTGAAGCTATATTTAAGGTTGCAAGATATGGGTATAATTCCTGACTCATTTGTTTGCAGTTCGCTCCTGAATGCCTGTGCAAATCTGTCGGCGTATGAACAGGGGAAACAAATGCACGTTCATGTCATGAAACACGGGTTCATGTCTGATACCTTTGCTGGCAATTCTCTGGTAAATATGTATGCCAAATGTGGAAGCATAGAGGACGCTGGGCGTGCTTTCTCTGAGGTTCCAAACAAAAGTATTGTCTCGTGGTCAGCTATGATTGCGGGGCTTGCCCAGCATGGACATGCAACGAAGGCGCTTAATTTGTTCAGTGAAATGCTTAGCGATGGTATTTCCCCCAATCACATAACGCTAGTTAGTGTCCTCTGTGCATGTAACCATGCCGGTTTAGTTGCAGAGGCAAAAAACTATTTCCAGACGATGAACGAGACGTTTGGAGTGGAACCAACGCAAGAGCACTACGCCTGCATGATTGATGTCCTGGGGCGAGCAGGAGAGCTGGACGAGGCTATTGGTCTCATTAATAAGATGCCTTTCGAGGCTAATGCGTCTGTGTGGGGGGCACTTCTCGGTGCTGCAAGAATCCATAAAAACGTGCAGCTAGGCGAAGAAGCTGCACACAAGCTTTTCAGCCTTGAACCGGAGAAATCTGGGACACATGTTCTTCTTGCAAATATTTATGCATCAGTTGGGCTGTGGGGGAATGTAGCAGAGGTGAGAAGGTTGATGAAAGACAGCAAAGTAAAGAAGGAACCTGGGATGAGCTGGATTGAAGCCAAGGACATGGTATACTCGTTTATCGTGGGCGACAGAAGCCATCCTAGAAGCCAAGAAATATACGCCAAACTCGAGGAGTTGGGAGACCTAATGGCGAAAGCTGGGTATGTTCCAATGGTAGAGGTGGATCTCCACGATGTCGAAAGGCGACAAAAAGAGATCCTCCTCTCTTACCACAGCGAGAAACTCGCTGTGGCATTCGGGTTGATTGCTACTCCACCTGGAGCTCCCATCAGGGTGAAGAAGAACCTTAGGATTTGCTTGGACTGCCACACAGCCTTCAAATTCATCTGTAAGATTGTCTCAAGAGAAATCATCATTAGAGATATCAATAGGTTCCACCATTTCAAAGATGGATCTTGTTCTTGTGGGGATTACTGGTAA
- the LOC115996010 gene encoding uncharacterized protein At4g28440, giving the protein MATRSYNRRRPSAAAAAGGAVKTPMRKPVFVKVDQLQPGTSGHNLTVKVLNCNTVLEKKPTTNTASLAGPRRPPHNTRIAECLIGDETGTILFTARNDQVELMKPETTVILRNAKIDMFKGSMRLAVDKWGRIEVTEPADFTVKEDNNLSLVEYELVNVEE; this is encoded by the exons ATGGCTACCAGAAGCTACAATCGCCGCCGAccttccgccgccgccgccgccggggGGGCCGTGAAGACGCCAATGAGGAAGCCGGTGTTCGTGAAGGTGGATCAGTTGCAGCCCGGGACTAGCGGCCATAACCTCACCGTCAAGGTCTTGAACTGCAACACAGTGCTGGAGAAGAAGCCGACGACCAATACGGCGTCGTTGGCGGGGCCCCGTCGCCCTCCCCACAACACTCGCATCGCGGAGTGCCTCATCGGGGACGAAACTGGGACTATCCTCTTCACTGCGCGTAACGACCAAG TTGAATTGATGAAACCAGAAACCACTGTAATTCTTCGCAACGCCaagattgacatgtttaaggGGTCTATGAGGCTAGCCGTGGACAAATGGGGTCGAATTGAGGTAACTGAGCCTGCAGATTTCACGGTCAAAGAAGACAACAATCTATCACTGGTCGAGTACGAGTTGGTGAATGTTGAAGAATAG
- the LOC116017455 gene encoding protein NUCLEAR FUSION DEFECTIVE 6, chloroplastic/mitochondrial-like isoform X4, which translates to MASIAARSVFRSATASARTAATRLATGAKPKTSASPFRIPTQKPLTARIFRSPLELSCVRLETMLPYHTATACALLNSMLSVAPRSRGWSLEGL; encoded by the exons ATGGCCAGCATCGCCGCCAGGTCCGTCTTTCGCTCCGCCACAGCCTCCGCCCGGACCGCCGCAACCAGACTGGCAACCGGAGCGAAGCCTAAGACCTCCGCCTCTCCTTTTCGCATCCCCACTCAGAAGCCCCTCACTGCTCGCATCTTCAG GTCTCCGTTGGAGTTGAGCTGTGTTAGATTAGAGACTATGCTGCCGTATCACACAGCGACGGCCTGTGCTTTGCTCAATTCCATGCTCTCAGTCGCTCCTCGGAGCCGTGGTTGGAGTCTTGAAG GGCTGTGA
- the LOC116017455 gene encoding protein NUCLEAR FUSION DEFECTIVE 6, chloroplastic/mitochondrial-like isoform X1 produces MASIAARSVFRSATASARTAATRLATGAKPKTSASPFRIPTQKPLTARIFRSPLELSCVRLETMLPYHTATACALLNSMLSVAPRSRGWSLEDCNDDA; encoded by the exons ATGGCCAGCATCGCCGCCAGGTCCGTCTTTCGCTCCGCCACAGCCTCCGCCCGGACCGCCGCAACCAGACTGGCAACCGGAGCGAAGCCTAAGACCTCCGCCTCTCCTTTTCGCATCCCCACTCAGAAGCCCCTCACTGCTCGCATCTTCAG GTCTCCGTTGGAGTTGAGCTGTGTTAGATTAGAGACTATGCTGCCGTATCACACAGCGACGGCCTGTGCTTTGCTCAATTCCATGCTCTCAGTCGCTCCTCGGAGCCGTGGTTGGAGTCTTGAAG ATTGCAATGATGATGCCTGA